One Paraburkholderia aromaticivorans genomic region harbors:
- a CDS encoding glycosyltransferase family 4 protein has protein sequence MKPALKSTPALRITLVCNTAWAIYTYRQGLIRMLVGRGVDVTVLAPRDRTFELLTAMGCRCIELPVSSKGTSPRDDLRTLYALYRQYRTIRPHVVFHYTIKPNIYGSIAAKLAGVQSVAVTTGLGYVFIQHSRAAQVAKKLYRFAFRFPREIWFLNRDDQAAFVEQNLLVHPERARLLHGEGVDLVQFAFTPLPERTDYRFVLIGRLLWDKGVGEYVEAARRLRERYPHARFQLLGPVGVDNPSAITREEVAAWEQEGIIEYLGEAHDVRPLIAEADCVVLPSYREGVPRTLMEASAIGRPIVATDVPGCREVVADGVNGLLCEVRNAESLAATLARMLDMSGAERRAMAERGRKKVAEEFDERVVVETYKDLVQKMTGVLL, from the coding sequence ATGAAGCCTGCCTTGAAGTCGACGCCCGCGTTGCGCATTACACTCGTCTGTAACACCGCCTGGGCAATCTATACCTATCGGCAAGGGCTGATCCGTATGCTGGTCGGACGCGGCGTCGACGTGACGGTGCTCGCGCCGCGCGACCGCACGTTCGAACTGCTCACCGCCATGGGCTGCCGCTGCATCGAATTGCCGGTGTCGTCCAAAGGCACCAGTCCACGCGATGATCTGCGCACGCTGTACGCGCTCTACCGGCAATACCGGACGATTCGCCCGCACGTGGTGTTCCACTACACGATCAAGCCGAATATCTATGGTTCGATCGCCGCGAAGCTCGCGGGGGTGCAGTCGGTTGCGGTCACAACCGGATTGGGCTACGTGTTCATCCAGCATAGCCGCGCCGCTCAGGTGGCCAAGAAACTGTATCGTTTTGCGTTCCGTTTCCCGCGCGAAATATGGTTTTTGAATCGCGACGATCAAGCCGCGTTTGTCGAACAGAATTTGTTGGTGCATCCTGAGCGTGCGAGGTTGTTGCATGGCGAAGGCGTCGACCTCGTGCAGTTCGCCTTCACGCCGTTGCCCGAGCGGACCGATTACCGCTTCGTGCTGATCGGGCGGCTGCTGTGGGACAAGGGCGTGGGCGAATATGTCGAAGCCGCGCGGCGTTTGCGTGAACGTTACCCGCACGCACGGTTCCAATTGCTCGGTCCGGTGGGCGTCGACAATCCCAGCGCGATCACGCGCGAAGAAGTGGCGGCGTGGGAACAGGAAGGCATCATCGAGTATCTTGGTGAGGCGCACGACGTGCGGCCTTTGATCGCCGAGGCGGATTGCGTGGTCCTGCCGTCGTATCGCGAAGGCGTGCCGCGCACGCTGATGGAAGCCTCGGCGATAGGCCGGCCGATCGTCGCCACCGACGTGCCGGGCTGCCGCGAGGTGGTGGCGGACGGCGTCAACGGATTGCTGTGCGAAGTGCGCAATGCAGAAAGCCTTGCGGCCACGCTGGCGCGCATGCTCGACATGAGCGGCGCTGAACGGCGGGCCATGGCTGAACGCGGCCGGAAGAAAGTCGCGGAAGAATTCGACGAACGCGTGGTCGTCGAAACGTATAAGGACCTGGTGCAGAAAATGACGGGCGTTTTACTTTAA
- the galE gene encoding UDP-glucose 4-epimerase GalE, giving the protein MTTKGTILVTGGAGFIGSHTCVELLNGGYDVVVIDNLVNSNHESLRRVEKIAGKAVTFYEADARDEAALNRIFDAHPITGAIHFAALKAVGESVAKPIEYYSNNVGSLLTLLGVMRDRNVKQFVFSSSATVYGVPKSSPIDESFPLSATNPYGQSKLIAEQVLRDLEVADPSWRIATLRYFNPVGAHESGLIGEDPAGIPNNLMPYVAQVAVGKLEKLRVFGGDYETPDGTGVRDYIHVVDLARGHLAALDALVKRDASFVVNLGTGQGYSVIDVVKAFEKAAGRPVPYEIVARRPGDVASCFADPAAAEKIIGWRAQFGIERMCADHWRWQSTNPQGFA; this is encoded by the coding sequence ATGACCACGAAGGGCACGATTCTGGTAACGGGCGGCGCGGGCTTTATCGGCTCGCACACCTGTGTCGAACTGCTGAACGGCGGTTACGACGTCGTGGTAATCGACAATCTCGTGAACAGCAACCACGAATCGCTGCGGCGCGTGGAAAAAATCGCCGGCAAGGCGGTGACCTTCTACGAAGCCGATGCGCGCGACGAAGCGGCGCTCAACCGTATTTTCGACGCGCATCCGATCACGGGCGCGATTCATTTTGCCGCGCTGAAGGCGGTGGGCGAGTCGGTGGCCAAGCCGATCGAGTACTACAGCAACAACGTCGGCAGCCTGCTGACCTTGCTCGGCGTGATGCGCGACCGTAACGTCAAGCAGTTCGTGTTCAGTTCGTCGGCGACAGTGTACGGCGTGCCGAAGAGCTCGCCGATCGACGAGTCGTTCCCGCTGTCGGCCACCAATCCCTACGGCCAGTCGAAGCTGATCGCCGAGCAGGTGCTGCGCGATCTGGAAGTCGCCGATCCGTCGTGGCGCATCGCCACATTGCGTTACTTCAATCCGGTCGGCGCGCACGAGAGCGGCCTGATCGGTGAAGATCCCGCCGGCATTCCGAACAACCTGATGCCGTATGTCGCGCAGGTGGCGGTCGGCAAGCTCGAGAAGCTGCGCGTGTTCGGCGGCGACTACGAGACGCCCGACGGCACCGGCGTGCGCGACTATATCCACGTCGTCGATCTGGCGCGCGGACATCTGGCCGCGCTCGACGCGCTGGTCAAGCGCGACGCGAGTTTCGTCGTGAACCTCGGCACGGGTCAGGGCTATAGCGTGATCGACGTGGTCAAGGCATTCGAGAAAGCCGCCGGCCGGCCGGTGCCGTATGAAATCGTGGCGCGCCGCCCCGGCGACGTCGCCTCGTGTTTCGCCGATCCGGCGGCGGCCGAGAAGATCATCGGCTGGCGCGCGCAGTTCGGCATCGAGCGGATGTGCGCGGATCACTGGCGCTGGCAATCGACGAATCCGCAAGGTTTCGCGTGA